A window of Danaus plexippus chromosome 12, MEX_DaPlex, whole genome shotgun sequence contains these coding sequences:
- the LOC116772343 gene encoding lysosomal cholesterol signaling protein: MDSAEDIVLKDAVSDHLYPALFQCFTIIICGYIAGRLNVVSKVESKGIATFVGTFALPSLIFLSLARLDFTMVNWTFLLAILVAKGLVFFFVIIVTVVVSKPMNLGQAGIFAVFCTQSNDFALGYPIINAIYEKTHPEYALYLYLMAPISLAILNPIAFVLMEIYKQRENPQTLDSEAIGYQKFKMVVQILKGIIFNPVLSMTILGIIGNIAFKHQISIYIEGLLDVFGQSFSAAALFLLGLRMVGQITRLRGPALLLPCVLIMVKLIILPVVMRECVSMFDAGVNQTETQSLSTYAFLYGTIPTAPAVFVFSNLYHLEIDLMASSMVICTFLSAPITFLSAQVISINKDYADQIKRFGFDLSIVSLIASIWVCIVFTFTKKYKRMPHGLTFCLNLTQMLLAVSVIWGGPLNNYPPSWEATLQETLQIFSTYSCLLWTSMLTVGLLMLESRGPCFVLTITPVLCFVSWGAPLVMCIALLSAAGERGVSGDAADAVRLSVLFFCITLTTGCLILYIRFRRRRSPVVTSPPDESSSLVDNAEPASNTQSLSNYGCYGTITTTPSPNRNSNGNCCSNDPNCGNGILTNSADIEDIVHNDRECLCPSSENQCNPDGATCPYLNQLERAAGSLGLLPLEQTRGRGGQMLKHTVLIIAYSLMMFLGLTYTTWKIMRKNQAGVFIEIEFLDTTASNGQALIMFILFGLDPEEIIIPAIRFFKKKWHGEDTVVLPHIDDLSFETKHVCDQFITHHLDRCKEAIAKDTRWRMRTYRNVFRGSCLVRWLMECGLASDEHEAVQYARHLLDGRLIQHVHNKHHFTNSPLLYMFR, from the exons ATGGATTCTGCTGAGGACATAGTTTTAAAAGATGCTGTCTCAGACCATCTCTATCCAGCTTTGTTTCAGTGtttcacaattattatatgCGG gtacATTGCTGGAAGGCTCAATGTGGTTTCAAAAGTGGAATCTAAGGGTATTGCCACATTTGTTGGTACCTTTGCTTTACCATCACTTATTTTCCTCTCATTAGCCAGATTAGATTTCACCATGGTTAATTGGACATTTCTACTAGCAATACTTGTAGCAAAAGGACTTGTATTCTTCTTTGTGATTATAGTCACTGTGGTTGTTTCAAAACCCATGAATTTAGGACAGGCTGGTATATTTGCAGTGTTCTGCACACAGAGTAATGATTTTGCTCTGGGATACCCCATAA TCAATGCGATATATGAAAAGACACATCCAGAATATGCTCTATACCTGTACCTGATGGCTCCAATATCCCTTGCCATTCTTAACCCAATTGCTTTTGTGttaatggaaatatataaGCAAAGAGAGAACCCGCAAACATTAGATAGTGAAGCAATCGGGTATCAAAAGTTCAAGATGGTGGTACAAATACTAAAAGGAATTATATTCAACCCAGTCCTGTCTATGACCATTTTAGGCATTATTGGTAATATAGCTTTTAAACACCAAATCTCTATATACATAGAAGGTTTATTAGAT GTATTTGGCCAGTCTTTCTCAGCGGCAGCCCTATTTCTGCTGGGTTTGCGTATGGTGGGCCAAATAACTCGGTTAAGAGGACCGGCGTTGCTTCTGCCATGTGTCTTGATTATGGTCAAATT GATCATTTTGCCAGTGGTGATGCGGGAATGTGTTAGTATGTTTGATGCTGGTGTTAACCAAACGGAGACTCAATCTCTGTCAACATATGCTTTCCTCTATGGCACTATACCAACGGCACCAGCGGTGTTTGTCTTCTCAAACTTATACCATTTGGAGATTGACTTG atgGCGTCATCGATGGTGATATGTACGTTCCTGTCGGCtccaataacatttttgtcaGCACAAGTGATATCTATAAACAAGGACTACGCTgatcaaataaaaagatttggCTTTGACCTCTCGATAGTATCCCTTATAGCGTCTATATGGGTCTGCATTGTGTTTACATTTACAAAGAAGTATAAGAGAATGCCACATGGCTTGACATTCTGTTTGAACCTCACTCAG atgTTATTAGCTGTCAGTGTTATTTGGGGTGGACCTTTAAATAACTATCCTCCATCATGGGAAGCTACATTGCAGGAGACTTTACAAATATTCAGTACATACTCTTGTCTGCTTTGGACATCTATGTTGACTGTTGGACTATTAATGCTTGAG TCCCGCGGGCCGTGTTTCGTTCTGACTATAACCCCGGTGCTATGTTTCGTGTCGTGGGGAGCTCCGCTCGTGATGTGCATCGCTCTCCTGTCCGCGGCCGGCGAGCGCGGGGTCTCCGGGGACGCCGCAGACGCCGTCAGATTAAGTGTACTCTTCTTTTGTATCACAc tTACAACCGGCTGTCTGATTCTGTACATCCGTTTCCGTCGTCGCCGCAGCCCTGTAGTGACGTCACCTCCGGACGAGTCGTCGAGCCTCGTAGATAACGCTGAGCCAGCCTCTAACACGCAGTCTCTATCAAACTACG gGTGTTACGGCACTATAACAACAACACCGTCGCCGAATAGGAACAGTAATGGTAATTGTTGCTCCAACGATCCGAACTGTGGGAACGGCATACTGACAAACAGCGCTGACATCGAGGACATCGTTCACAATGACAG ggAATGTTTGTGTCCTTCATCCGAAAATCAATGTAATCCCGACGGCGCGACCTGTCCCTACCTGAACCAGTTGGAGCGTGCGGCTGGCTCGCTCGGGCTCCTACCACTGGAACAGACTCGAGGCCGCGGCGGACAGATGCTAAAACACACCGTACTCATCATAGCATACAGCCTCATGATGTTTCTG GGTCTGACTTATACGACATGGAAGATTATGCGTAAGAACCAGGCCGGTGTGTTTATAGAAATAGAGTTCTTGGACACAACGGCCAGCAATGGACAGGCTTTGATAATGTTTATACTGTTTGGATTGGACCCAGAGGAAATCATCATACCAGCTATCAGATTCTTCAAAAAGAAgtg GCATGGAGAAGATACGGTTGTGTTGCCGCATATAGATGATTTGAGTTTCGAAACGAAGCACGTATGTGATCAATTCATTACACATCACCTGGATAGATGCAAGGAAGCTATTGCTAAAGACACCAG ATGGCGCATGCGTACATATCGCAATGTGTTCCGCGGCTCGTGCCTGGTCCGCTGGCTGATGGAGTGCGGTCTGGCCTCGGACGAGCACGAGGCTGTCCAGTACGCGAGACACCTTCTAGACGGACGACTCATACAGCACGTGCACAACAAACATCACTTCACTAACTCACCCCTGCTGTACATGTTCAGATAG